ATAACTGGTCAAACGGTGCAAGCACGCAGGATATCGGTAATCTGACAGCCGGCAACTACTGTGTAACCGTTACCGATGCGAATACTTGCACTGCAACCATGTGTGTAACTATTTCCGAACCACCAGCCTTGAATTTGAGTACTACAGTAGTGAATGTTACCTGCTATGATGGTGCAAATGGTTCTATTGATCTGACGGTGAGCGGAGGAACTACACCATATAGCTATCTCTGGTCTAATGGCAACACAGCCCAAGACAATGTAAATCTGGAGGCCGGAACTTACACGGTAACAGTAACCGATGCAAACGGATGTACAAAAACGACTTCAGCAACTGTAACTGAACCTGCGGAGATCACATTTGCCTTCTCTGTAGTAAATCTTGCATGTAACGGCGGATCAAATGGTGAAATCGACCTGACAGTAATGGGTGGAGTTTCGCCTTATACGTATGACTGGTCGAACGATGGACCAGAGGAT
The nucleotide sequence above comes from Flavobacteriales bacterium. Encoded proteins:
- a CDS encoding SprB repeat-containing protein, with product NWSNGASTQDIGNLTAGNYCVTVTDANTCTATMCVTISEPPALNLSTTVVNVTCYDGANGSIDLTVSGGTTPYSYLWSNGNTAQDNVNLEAGTYTVTVTDANGCTKTTSATVTEPAEITFAFSVVNLACNGGSNGEIDLTVMGGVSPYTYDWSNDGPEDPDNDPEDLTGLTAGAYTVTVTDANNCTKAVTIILTQPAPITISSTVTNV